The region GACTGAGGAAACATGGACCGCAAGGTTGCGTGCGCCTCAGTCCTACTCGACCGCGTGAGCAACTGAATTGCGGCCACCGCCCGCAGGTAGGTAACGGCCGCAGTTGCTGCTCGCACTTCAATAATGGTGACCGACTGGCACGGACGCTGGCTCGGATTCCGGAAAAACAAAAAACCTTAACCAAATAAAGAAATTCGATTATGCAAAAAATAGAAAACATGAAACTGCAAGTGCAAGCTCGCGGAATGCGTAACAATGGCGGTCTGGACTTGCTCATTGAGCAAAGCTTGAACGCGCTCCATCGGTTGATTCCCATCTCCACGGCGCGCGTGGTATTGGAACAACAGCGCGACACCTCGCCGGGTTATCGTGTCTTCGCGCACCTCGCCGTGCCGGGGCCCGACGTCCATGCGGTGGCCAGTGACCATACGCTGCTGGCAGCGTGGCGCAAGCTGGCCGAAAACCTCACTCACCAGTTCCAACTGCGAACGGCCCGGCAACAACTCCGGCTAAAAGATCGGGGGCTCTGTCGTAAGAAGGCCGGCCAATAATTCCAATGAGCTTTCAAGCTGAGGCTAAGGCGCACAGGATTTTGGGCGGCTGGCGAGACGCGAGCGAGGCGCATACCCGCAGCGGTCTGTAACGAGCGAGCAACGAAGCCAGCAGCTCAAAAGACCAGCGAATTAGTCTCATCTTGATAGCGATTTGGAATAAGATCAATACATGAAAACGAAATTCATCCTGAAATCGCTGGCGGATTTGCCGGCGAACACCCTGGCGCTGGCCGCGTCTGTCCCGCTGCGGGCCATCGAACTGACGAAACAAGTCTTGACCCCGCCCGTGCGGGCCACGCGCCGGCAAATTCGCGCGGCACGCCAGCGCTCCGTCAAATTCATCAAGGACTTATCCGCCCGGGCCAACGCCCCGTTGAAACTAACCCAGAGTCG is a window of Verrucomicrobiota bacterium DNA encoding:
- a CDS encoding HPF/RaiA family ribosome-associated protein gives rise to the protein MQKIENMKLQVQARGMRNNGGLDLLIEQSLNALHRLIPISTARVVLEQQRDTSPGYRVFAHLAVPGPDVHAVASDHTLLAAWRKLAENLTHQFQLRTARQQLRLKDRGLCRKKAGQ